A single region of the Vicia villosa cultivar HV-30 ecotype Madison, WI linkage group LG4, Vvil1.0, whole genome shotgun sequence genome encodes:
- the LOC131596869 gene encoding uncharacterized protein LOC131596869 — protein sequence MDAILMKGPYSIRNTPLMLKEWRPDFNLKRDMLRTLPLWFTLPQLPLHLWGENNLSKIGSAIGVPLVTNECTANKLRISYAIILVEVDITEELTKEEAIKDCEGRKLMQKIEYEWKPLVCTKCQHVGHQCKTEITKQWKPKAKPPDAAVVVTENKKQETVIEEKKQEVVTEESDGIWTQVPTTRDRGKQILTDHTPSLNCENGFEALGILNDLIVTLDRGPCIMILIETRVKSAKASSIRNKLKLYENYIDNYKYHNNGRIWITWDNRTVDLKEVSSSEQFIHYVVHNSQGDFMYWLSTVYGLNQLEKRKKLWKDLLNLKPNQNTPWCAIGDYNNVAQA from the exons ATGGATGCAATCCTTATGAAAGGTCCGTACTCTATCCGAAACACTCCTTTGATGCTTAAAGAATGGAGACCAGATTTTAATTTGAAGCGTGATATGCTACGTACCCTACCGCTGTGGTTCACACTTCCCCAATTACCCTTGCATCTATGGGGAGAAAACAACTTGAGTAAGATTGGTAGTGCTATTGGTGTCCCTCTGGTCACGAATGAATGTACAGCGAACAAACTAAGGATCTCCTATGCCATAATTTTAGTGGAGGTTGATATTACCGAGGAACTGACAAAGGAAGAAGCCATCAAAGACTGTGAAGGCAGAAAGCTGATGCAAAAGATTGAGTATGAATGGAAGCCTCTTGTCTGCACTAAGTGTCAACATGTTGGACACCAATGTAAAACTGAGATTACTAAGCAATGGAAACCCAAGGCTAAGCCACCTGATGCAGCAGTGGTTGTGACTGAAAACAAGAAGCAAGAAACGGTTATTGAAGAAAAGAAACAAGAGGTAGTGACTGAAGAATCTGATGGAATCTGGACACAAGTTCCTACAACTAGAGACAGAGGTAAGCAAATTCTGACTGACCATACTCCTAGTCTAAACTGTGAAAATGGTTTTGAGGCACTTGGGATTTTGAATGACCTCATAGTGACCTTAGATAGGGGGCCAT GCATTATGATTCTTATTGAAACTCGGGTTAAAAGTGCAAAAGCTAGTAGTATTAGAAATAAGCTGAAGCTTTATGAGAACTACATTGATAACTATAAGTACCACAACAATGGAAGAATCTGGATCACTTGGGATAATAGAACTGTGGATCTTAAAGAGGTCTCTTCTTCTGAGCAGTTTATCCACTATGTTGTTCACAATAGTCAGGGTGATTTCATGTACTGGCTCAGTACTGTGTATGGACTTAATCAGTTGGAGAAAAGGAAGAAACTCTGGAAAGATCTTCTTAACCTCAAACCTAATCAAAACACTCCTTGGTGTGCTATTGGAGATTACAACAATGTGGCTCAAGCTTAA